From Stenotrophomonas maltophilia, a single genomic window includes:
- the aroC gene encoding chorismate synthase has protein sequence MSSNSFGKLFTVTTFGESHGPAIGCVIDGCPPGLALDAAEFAHDLQRRATGKSRHTSARREADEVEILSGVYEGLTTGTPIALLIRNTDQRSKDYANIGQQFRPGHADYSYWHKYGIRDPRGGGRSSARETTMRVAAGVVAKKWLAERFGVTVRGYLSQLGDITPAGFDWSAVEDNPFFWPHAAQVPELEAYMDALRKSGDSVGACVDVVADNVPPGWGEPIYGKLDGELAAALMSINAVKGVEIGDGFASAAQKGTEHRDLLTPQGFASNHAGGILGGISTGQPVVASIVLKPTSSLRLPGPSLDTAGNVVEVVTTGRHDPCVGIRATPIAEAMVAMVLMDQALRHRAQCGDVGTITPRIPGQIDG, from the coding sequence GTGAGTTCCAATTCGTTCGGCAAACTGTTCACCGTCACCACGTTCGGCGAGTCGCACGGGCCGGCCATCGGCTGCGTGATCGATGGCTGCCCGCCGGGGCTGGCGCTGGACGCGGCCGAATTCGCCCACGACCTGCAGCGCCGCGCCACCGGCAAGAGCCGGCACACCTCGGCGCGCCGCGAGGCCGATGAGGTCGAGATCCTGTCCGGCGTGTACGAAGGCCTGACCACCGGCACCCCGATCGCGCTGCTGATCCGCAACACCGACCAGCGCAGCAAGGATTACGCCAACATCGGCCAGCAGTTCCGGCCGGGCCATGCCGACTACAGCTACTGGCACAAGTACGGCATCCGCGACCCGCGCGGTGGCGGCCGTTCCTCGGCGCGCGAGACCACCATGCGCGTGGCCGCCGGTGTGGTCGCCAAGAAGTGGCTGGCCGAGCGTTTCGGCGTCACCGTGCGTGGCTACCTGTCGCAGCTGGGCGACATCACCCCGGCCGGCTTCGACTGGTCGGCGGTGGAAGACAACCCGTTCTTCTGGCCGCACGCCGCGCAGGTGCCCGAGCTGGAGGCGTACATGGATGCGCTGCGCAAGTCCGGTGATTCGGTCGGTGCCTGCGTGGACGTGGTCGCCGACAACGTGCCGCCGGGTTGGGGCGAGCCGATCTACGGCAAGCTCGACGGCGAACTCGCCGCCGCGCTGATGAGCATCAACGCGGTGAAGGGCGTGGAGATCGGCGACGGTTTCGCCAGCGCCGCGCAGAAGGGTACCGAGCACCGTGACCTGCTGACCCCGCAGGGCTTCGCCAGCAACCATGCCGGCGGCATCCTCGGCGGTATTTCCACCGGTCAGCCGGTGGTCGCTTCGATCGTGTTGAAGCCAACCTCCAGCCTGCGCCTGCCGGGCCCGTCGCTGGACACCGCCGGCAACGTGGTGGAAGTGGTCACCACCGGCCGCCACGATCCCTGCGTCGGCATCCGTGCCACCCCGATCGCCGAGGCGATGGTGGCGATGGTGCTGATGGACCAGGCGCTGCGCCATCGTGCGCAGTGTGGCGATGTCGGCACGATCACCCCGCGTATCCCCGGGCAGATCGATGGCTGA
- a CDS encoding VOC family protein: protein MSRERRIDYVEFASADPAASRAFFEKVFGWSFVDYGGDYTAFDDGRLQGGFFRGQPQRASDTGAPLLVLYADRLAPIEAAVRDAGGEIVRPVFSFPGGSRFQFVEPGGNELAVWSERDPA from the coding sequence ATGAGCCGCGAGCGCCGCATCGATTACGTTGAATTCGCCTCCGCTGATCCGGCGGCCAGCCGCGCCTTCTTCGAGAAGGTGTTCGGCTGGTCGTTCGTCGACTATGGCGGCGACTACACCGCCTTCGACGATGGCCGCCTGCAGGGCGGCTTCTTCCGTGGCCAGCCGCAGCGCGCCAGCGATACCGGCGCACCGCTGCTGGTGCTGTACGCCGACCGCCTGGCGCCGATCGAGGCAGCGGTGCGTGACGCCGGCGGCGAGATCGTGCGCCCGGTGTTTTCCTTCCCCGGGGGCAGCCGCTTCCAGTTCGTCGAGCCCGGTGGCAACGAACTGGCGGTGTGGTCCGAACGCGACCCGGCCTGA
- the asd gene encoding archaetidylserine decarboxylase (Phosphatidylserine decarboxylase is synthesized as a single chain precursor. Generation of the pyruvoyl active site from a Ser is coupled to cleavage of a Gly-Ser bond between the larger (beta) and smaller (alpha chains). It is an integral membrane protein.): MSLTTALTYVLPHRLLSSMARSLAYSDDPRVSRWLIDTVTRKFNVNLDEAANPDPRSYATFNQFFTRALKPGARVADADPRSLVMPADGRISQLGKIEAGRIFQAKGQSFTAAELLGSDEDAKPYNDGLYATVYLSPRDYHRVHMPWTGTLRETVHVPGRLFSVGPAAVNGVPRLFARNERLVCHFDTSFGPMVSVMVGALLVSGVETVWSGEEIPAYGDRITRKDYRGQGIRLERFAEMARFNYGSTVIVLLPPGVAEFAPQLGAESPVQLGQALATLR, encoded by the coding sequence ATGAGTCTCACCACCGCCCTGACGTACGTCCTGCCCCACCGCCTGCTGTCCTCGATGGCGCGTTCGCTGGCGTACTCGGACGACCCGCGCGTGTCACGCTGGCTGATCGACACGGTCACCCGCAAGTTCAACGTCAACCTGGATGAGGCGGCCAACCCGGACCCGCGCAGCTATGCCACCTTCAACCAGTTCTTCACCCGTGCATTGAAGCCGGGCGCGCGGGTGGCCGATGCCGATCCGCGCAGCCTGGTGATGCCGGCCGACGGCCGCATCAGCCAGCTGGGAAAGATCGAGGCCGGCCGCATCTTCCAGGCCAAGGGCCAGTCGTTCACCGCGGCCGAGCTGCTGGGCAGCGACGAGGATGCCAAGCCGTACAACGACGGCCTGTACGCCACCGTCTACCTGTCGCCGCGCGACTACCACCGCGTGCACATGCCCTGGACCGGCACCCTGCGTGAAACCGTGCACGTGCCGGGCCGTCTGTTCAGCGTCGGCCCGGCTGCAGTGAACGGCGTGCCACGCCTGTTCGCGCGCAACGAGCGCCTGGTCTGCCACTTCGACACCAGCTTCGGCCCGATGGTCAGCGTGATGGTCGGCGCACTGCTGGTATCCGGCGTGGAAACCGTGTGGAGCGGCGAAGAGATCCCGGCCTACGGCGACCGCATCACCCGCAAGGACTACCGTGGCCAGGGCATCAGGCTGGAGCGATTCGCCGAGATGGCGCGCTTCAACTATGGCTCGACCGTGATCGTGCTGCTGCCGCCGGGCGTGGCCGAGTTCGCCCCGCAGCTGGGCGCTGAAAGCCCGGTGCAGCTGGGCCAGGCGCTGGCCACGCTGCGCTGA
- a CDS encoding FimV/HubP family polar landmark protein: MNKRARGATRPLSYLSAALLALASSSALALGLGDIRVLSKPGQPLLAEIPVVSADPSELENLRVALASPVTFERVGLQRPTGLVSELQFELTRNAQGRAVVRVTSQAPVETPSLSFLIEADWGQGRLVREYSALVDAPSSALAVAEPEIVAPAGTLSNTIAREPAAAPVAEAPGTPPSAPAPTPAPAPARSRAVPPPVAAIPADGSVTVQRGQTLSQIASAVARGNQVSRDRAMIALLRANPEAFIRGNVNLLKQGAVLRMPGSDALAAVDAAEAAALVREHAAQWRQARTVPQPAGTAAAVAKAQATNAASPSGASGARLEIAPALASDAAKAGTTTGTAAGSEGDMMGNEQLRQAREDIATRDAEIGELKQRVADLEKLKEQQQSLIAMKDNDLAAAQQRLAQAPGSRDAATPWYWLGLPVLLLAAAAAWLLRRRKPSPLPPLREEGDAAGLAAAVPAGAALDTLAEQSSWSSVVSDSGRQEPAMPAWATATEVQDDVAAEPIADVAAQADWQAQTLRDDEVGELPEAVTDLPRWDEPVPTQDTPVPDEPVAQAVADEIAVPDYALHAEQQPQFRGVFDLPAEHHDNGDSSGAPHDAMATAAHEEHTAAPAGDAGWAPRAGQERLELAIAYLDLGDAQTARTLLQEVAEGGDLHSQAQARELLARLP, translated from the coding sequence ATGAATAAACGGGCCAGGGGCGCAACGCGCCCGCTCAGCTACCTTTCCGCCGCGCTGCTGGCCTTGGCCAGCAGTTCGGCGCTCGCCCTGGGGTTGGGCGACATCCGTGTCCTGTCCAAGCCGGGCCAGCCCTTGCTGGCCGAGATCCCGGTAGTCTCGGCCGACCCGTCCGAGCTGGAAAACCTGCGGGTGGCGCTGGCTTCGCCGGTCACCTTCGAGCGCGTCGGCCTGCAACGGCCGACCGGCCTGGTCAGCGAACTGCAGTTCGAACTGACCCGCAACGCGCAGGGCAGGGCGGTGGTGCGGGTGACCTCGCAGGCGCCGGTCGAGACGCCGTCGCTGAGCTTCCTGATCGAGGCCGACTGGGGCCAGGGCCGGCTGGTCCGCGAATACTCGGCGCTGGTCGATGCGCCGTCCAGCGCACTGGCCGTGGCCGAGCCGGAGATCGTCGCACCGGCTGGCACCCTGTCCAATACCATTGCCCGCGAGCCGGCAGCGGCACCTGTGGCAGAGGCGCCGGGCACGCCACCGTCCGCGCCGGCGCCCACGCCGGCACCCGCACCAGCACGGTCGCGTGCGGTGCCTCCACCGGTTGCGGCCATACCTGCCGATGGCAGCGTCACCGTGCAGCGCGGCCAGACCTTGTCGCAGATTGCCAGCGCGGTGGCGCGTGGCAACCAGGTCAGTCGTGATCGCGCGATGATCGCCCTGCTGCGCGCCAATCCCGAAGCCTTCATCCGTGGCAACGTGAACCTGCTCAAGCAGGGCGCAGTGCTGCGCATGCCAGGCAGCGATGCGCTGGCGGCGGTCGATGCTGCCGAAGCGGCTGCGCTGGTGCGCGAACACGCGGCCCAATGGCGCCAGGCACGCACCGTGCCGCAGCCGGCGGGTACCGCCGCAGCAGTGGCCAAGGCACAAGCCACGAACGCAGCGTCCCCGTCGGGGGCCAGCGGCGCGCGGCTTGAAATCGCTCCGGCGCTGGCGTCCGACGCCGCGAAAGCGGGCACAACCACCGGCACCGCTGCCGGCAGCGAGGGTGACATGATGGGCAACGAGCAACTGCGCCAGGCGCGTGAGGACATCGCTACCCGCGATGCCGAGATCGGCGAGCTGAAGCAGCGCGTGGCCGACCTGGAGAAGCTGAAGGAACAGCAGCAGTCGCTGATCGCGATGAAGGACAACGACCTGGCTGCCGCGCAGCAACGCCTGGCCCAGGCGCCGGGCAGCCGCGACGCGGCAACACCGTGGTACTGGCTGGGCCTGCCCGTGCTGCTGCTCGCCGCGGCGGCAGCCTGGCTGCTGCGCCGGCGCAAGCCGTCACCGTTGCCGCCGCTGCGCGAAGAAGGCGATGCGGCTGGCCTGGCCGCGGCGGTGCCGGCGGGTGCGGCGCTGGATACGCTGGCCGAGCAGTCCTCGTGGTCGTCGGTGGTGTCCGACAGTGGCCGCCAGGAGCCCGCGATGCCGGCCTGGGCGACCGCAACCGAGGTGCAGGATGACGTGGCTGCCGAACCGATCGCCGACGTCGCCGCCCAGGCTGACTGGCAGGCGCAGACGCTGCGCGATGACGAAGTGGGGGAGCTGCCCGAGGCCGTGACCGATCTGCCGCGCTGGGACGAGCCGGTGCCCACGCAGGACACCCCCGTGCCGGATGAGCCGGTCGCGCAGGCGGTCGCTGACGAGATCGCGGTGCCGGACTATGCGCTGCACGCCGAACAGCAGCCGCAGTTCCGCGGCGTGTTCGACCTGCCGGCCGAGCACCATGACAACGGCGATTCCAGCGGTGCGCCACACGACGCGATGGCCACGGCCGCGCACGAAGAACACACCGCGGCACCGGCCGGTGATGCCGGCTGGGCACCGCGTGCCGGCCAGGAGCGGCTGGAGCTGGCCATTGCCTATCTGGACCTGGGCGACGCGCAGACCGCGCGTACCCTGCTGCAGGAAGTCGCCGAGGGCGGCGATCTGCACAGCCAGGCGCAGGCGCGCGAGCTGTTGGCGCGCCTGCCGTGA
- a CDS encoding 2-hydroxyacid dehydrogenase — MADTRPTVWVSQPLIDAAIAPLRDRVQLRVTDTVTAWSPEQIAAQLASAEGAIITLNERIGAAQVADAAQLQVIANVGVGYNNLDVDALSAAGILASNTPDVLTETTADLGFALLMATARRITESERWLREGQWQQWSFQTMLGADIHGSTLGILGMGRIGQGIARRGALGFGMKVLYHNRSQLPADTEAALGATYVDLDTLLAQSDHLLLVLPYTPASHHLIDAAALAKMKPSATLVNIARGGLVDEIALADALANGRLAAAGLDVYEGEPAVRPELLALRNVVLTPHIGSASLATRTAMVQLAVDNLVAGLGLDGDPSRMPSAINADAAMAARVTLGKKTGKR, encoded by the coding sequence ATGGCTGACACGCGGCCGACGGTGTGGGTGAGCCAGCCGCTGATCGATGCGGCCATCGCGCCGCTGCGCGATCGCGTGCAGCTGCGCGTCACCGACACCGTTACCGCCTGGTCGCCCGAGCAGATCGCCGCGCAGCTGGCCAGCGCCGAGGGCGCGATCATCACCCTCAACGAGCGCATCGGCGCGGCCCAGGTGGCCGATGCCGCGCAGCTGCAGGTGATCGCCAACGTCGGCGTCGGCTACAACAACCTGGATGTCGACGCGCTCAGCGCGGCCGGCATCCTCGCCAGCAACACCCCGGACGTGCTCACCGAGACCACGGCCGACCTCGGTTTCGCCCTGCTGATGGCCACCGCGCGCCGCATCACCGAATCCGAGCGCTGGCTGCGTGAAGGCCAGTGGCAGCAGTGGTCGTTCCAGACCATGCTCGGTGCCGACATCCACGGCAGCACGCTCGGCATTCTCGGCATGGGCCGCATCGGCCAGGGCATCGCCCGCCGCGGCGCACTCGGTTTCGGCATGAAGGTGCTCTACCACAACCGCTCGCAGCTGCCGGCCGACACCGAAGCGGCGCTGGGTGCCACCTACGTGGACCTGGATACGCTGCTTGCGCAGTCCGACCACCTGCTGCTGGTGCTGCCGTACACCCCGGCGTCGCATCACCTGATCGATGCCGCCGCGCTGGCGAAGATGAAGCCGTCGGCCACGCTGGTGAACATCGCCCGTGGCGGCCTGGTCGATGAGATCGCATTGGCCGATGCACTGGCCAATGGCCGCCTGGCGGCGGCCGGCCTGGATGTGTACGAGGGCGAGCCGGCAGTGCGCCCGGAACTGCTGGCGCTGCGCAACGTGGTGCTGACCCCGCACATCGGCAGCGCCTCGCTGGCCACGCGAACGGCGATGGTACAGCTGGCCGTGGATAATCTGGTTGCCGGGCTCGGCCTGGACGGCGATCCGTCGCGCATGCCGAGCGCGATCAACGCTGACGCGGCGATGGCCGCGCGCGTGACTCTGGGCAAAAAAACCGGGAAACGATAG
- the prmB gene encoding 50S ribosomal protein L3 N(5)-glutamine methyltransferase translates to MTAETAAELHTIIDLIRYGTSRFNEAGLTFGHSYDNALDEATQLVLHSLHLPHDLGPAYGQARLLQAEKQRVLELFQRRIDERIPAAYLTGEAWFAGLSFKSDKRALVPRSPIAELIECGFEPWLAGRDVYRALDLCTGSGCIAIAMGHYYPNWQVDGVDLSDDALSLAEENRERLQAYNVNLVKSDLFNGLSGRHYDLIVTNPPYVTNDETDALPKEYSYEPDMGLRAGDDGLDLVLKILRDAPLHLSEDGLLICEVGESEQHLIKLLPEVDFAWIEFKVGQMGIFAVECRELIAHSARITELAAQRP, encoded by the coding sequence ATGACCGCTGAAACGGCCGCCGAACTCCACACGATCATCGATCTGATCCGCTACGGCACCAGCCGTTTCAACGAAGCCGGGCTGACCTTCGGGCACAGCTACGACAACGCGCTGGACGAGGCCACCCAGCTGGTGCTGCACAGCCTGCACCTGCCGCACGACCTCGGCCCGGCGTACGGCCAGGCGCGGCTGCTGCAGGCCGAGAAGCAGCGTGTGCTGGAGCTGTTTCAGCGCCGCATCGACGAACGCATCCCGGCCGCCTACCTGACAGGTGAAGCCTGGTTTGCGGGTTTGAGCTTCAAGAGCGACAAGCGCGCGCTGGTGCCGCGCTCGCCGATCGCCGAACTGATCGAGTGCGGCTTCGAGCCGTGGCTGGCCGGCCGCGACGTGTACCGTGCGCTGGACCTGTGCACCGGTTCGGGCTGCATCGCCATCGCCATGGGCCACTACTACCCGAACTGGCAGGTGGACGGCGTCGACCTGAGCGACGACGCGCTGTCGCTGGCTGAAGAAAACCGGGAGCGGCTGCAGGCATACAACGTCAACCTGGTGAAGTCGGACCTGTTCAATGGCCTGTCCGGCCGCCACTACGACCTGATCGTCACCAATCCGCCGTACGTCACCAACGACGAGACCGATGCGCTGCCGAAGGAATACTCCTACGAGCCGGACATGGGCCTGCGTGCCGGCGACGACGGCCTGGATCTGGTGCTGAAGATCCTGCGTGACGCGCCGCTGCACCTGAGCGAAGACGGCCTGCTGATCTGTGAAGTGGGCGAGTCCGAACAGCATCTGATCAAGCTGCTGCCGGAAGTCGATTTCGCCTGGATCGAATTCAAGGTCGGCCAGATGGGCATCTTCGCGGTCGAATGCCGCGAGCTGATCGCCCACAGCGCGCGCATCACCGAACTGGCGGCGCAGCGCCCGTGA
- a CDS encoding ribonuclease E inhibitor RraB, whose protein sequence is MDLEDTRNLFANLRENTDWDISGPLLWGYFFVHSTAEPLQALADHLQAQGYTFVELFEQEPEEGDAPFHVLHVERVEIHDEASLDRRNQEFAALATEKGVEDYDGMDVGPAPALQ, encoded by the coding sequence ATGGACCTCGAAGACACCCGCAACCTGTTCGCCAACCTCCGCGAGAACACCGACTGGGACATCAGCGGCCCGTTGCTGTGGGGCTATTTCTTCGTTCACTCGACCGCCGAGCCGCTGCAGGCCCTGGCCGACCACCTGCAGGCGCAGGGCTACACCTTCGTCGAACTGTTCGAGCAGGAGCCGGAAGAAGGCGACGCGCCGTTCCATGTGCTGCACGTGGAGCGCGTGGAGATCCACGACGAAGCCTCGCTGGACCGCCGCAACCAGGAATTCGCGGCCCTGGCCACGGAGAAGGGCGTGGAAGACTACGACGGCATGGACGTCGGCCCGGCCCCGGCCCTGCAGTAA
- a CDS encoding phosphoribosylanthranilate isomerase — protein MSRSYYRTRIKFCGMTRAGDVRLAGELGVDAVGFIFARESSRRVAPAEARAMRQAIAPMVDVVALFRNNSKEEVREVLRTVRPTLLQFHGEEDESFCRSFNMPYLKAIAMGGREEVNARTLQLRYPSAAGFLFDSHAPGGGGGTGVAFDWGRIPTGLHRPFLLAGGLNPENVKDAILATLPWGVDVSSGIEVEPGIKDGYKMRTFVEEVRSADCTVLE, from the coding sequence ATGAGCCGCTCCTACTACCGCACACGCATCAAGTTCTGTGGCATGACCCGGGCCGGCGACGTCCGCCTGGCCGGTGAGCTGGGCGTGGACGCAGTGGGTTTCATCTTTGCCCGCGAGAGCAGCCGTCGGGTTGCTCCGGCCGAGGCGCGCGCGATGCGCCAGGCGATCGCGCCGATGGTCGACGTGGTGGCGCTGTTCCGCAACAACAGCAAGGAAGAGGTGCGCGAGGTGCTGCGCACGGTGCGGCCGACCCTGCTGCAGTTCCATGGAGAGGAAGACGAGAGCTTCTGCCGCAGTTTCAACATGCCGTACCTGAAGGCGATCGCCATGGGCGGGCGCGAAGAGGTCAACGCCCGTACCCTGCAGCTGCGCTACCCCAGCGCGGCGGGATTCCTGTTCGACAGCCACGCGCCCGGCGGCGGTGGCGGCACGGGTGTCGCCTTCGACTGGGGGCGCATCCCGACCGGCCTGCACCGCCCGTTCCTGCTGGCCGGCGGCCTGAACCCGGAGAACGTGAAGGACGCCATCCTCGCCACCCTGCCGTGGGGCGTTGACGTGTCCAGCGGCATCGAGGTCGAGCCGGGCATCAAGGACGGCTACAAGATGCGCACGTTCGTCGAAGAGGTGCGCAGCGCCGACTGCACCGTGCTGGAGTGA
- the truA gene encoding tRNA pseudouridine(38-40) synthase TruA, with product MRYALGVEYDGSDFRGWQNLGEGGPSVQASLELALSSVADAPLQVVCAGRTDAGVHGQCQVVHFDTEVVRDPRAWMLGTTTRLPRSIAVRWCVPVADDFHARFSARARRYRYRLLNREVRPALGRQTLSWERRALDETLMHAAGQALLGENDFSAFRSVQCQALHARRELQSLQVSRQGEVIEVAVQGNAFLHHMVRNIVGSLILVGSGEKPVEWIAELLAGRDRTVAGPTAPPQGLVFLGPLYPDNWHLPAEVTL from the coding sequence ATGCGTTACGCGCTTGGCGTCGAGTACGACGGCAGCGATTTCAGGGGCTGGCAGAACCTGGGCGAAGGTGGCCCCAGCGTGCAGGCCAGCCTTGAACTGGCCCTGTCGTCGGTCGCCGATGCGCCGTTGCAGGTGGTCTGCGCCGGCCGCACCGATGCTGGCGTGCACGGCCAGTGCCAGGTCGTGCATTTCGACACCGAGGTGGTGCGCGATCCGCGCGCCTGGATGCTCGGCACCACCACCCGCCTGCCGCGCTCGATCGCGGTGCGCTGGTGCGTGCCGGTGGCCGATGATTTCCACGCCCGTTTTTCCGCGCGCGCGCGCCGCTACCGCTATCGGCTGCTCAACCGCGAAGTGCGGCCGGCGCTGGGCCGCCAGACCCTGAGCTGGGAGCGGCGGGCGCTGGACGAGACCCTGATGCATGCCGCCGGCCAGGCCCTGCTTGGCGAGAACGACTTCAGTGCGTTCCGATCGGTGCAGTGCCAGGCGTTGCATGCGCGGCGTGAACTGCAGTCGCTGCAGGTCAGCCGCCAGGGCGAGGTGATTGAAGTGGCCGTGCAGGGCAATGCATTCCTTCATCACATGGTCCGCAATATCGTCGGATCCTTGATCCTGGTGGGCAGCGGCGAAAAACCGGTGGAATGGATCGCCGAACTGCTGGCAGGGCGCGATCGCACCGTAGCCGGTCCCACCGCACCGCCGCAGGGCCTGGTGTTCCTTGGGCCCCTGTACCCCGACAACTGGCATCTGCCCGCCGAGGTCACGCTATGA
- a CDS encoding SCO family protein, with protein sequence MFNRNAGIILLIALAAGLGLLAAQQVFAPKPPANAPATEAITLYPHTRELPDFNLAQSDGTRLIPGELKGHWTLVFLGFTFCPDVCPTTLAELAGAQNQWEALPDSLRPRVLFISVDPDRDSATRLGEYVHGFHKDTLAATADVPSLERFATSLGFVFQKVPGKHFDENPEDYTVEHSASLAVLDPQGRLAGLVRPPFNAPAIARDLQKLTEKTAP encoded by the coding sequence ATGTTCAATCGCAACGCCGGCATCATCCTGCTGATCGCCCTGGCGGCGGGGCTCGGCCTGCTGGCCGCCCAGCAGGTGTTCGCGCCGAAGCCGCCGGCCAACGCCCCGGCTACCGAAGCGATCACCCTGTATCCGCATACCCGGGAACTGCCTGACTTCAACCTGGCCCAATCCGACGGCACCCGGCTCATTCCCGGCGAACTGAAGGGCCACTGGACCCTGGTGTTCCTGGGCTTCACGTTCTGCCCGGACGTGTGCCCGACCACCCTGGCCGAGCTGGCCGGCGCGCAGAACCAGTGGGAGGCCCTGCCCGACAGCCTGCGCCCGCGCGTGCTGTTCATCTCGGTCGACCCCGACCGCGACAGCGCCACCCGCCTGGGCGAATACGTGCACGGCTTCCACAAGGACACCCTGGCCGCCACCGCCGACGTTCCCTCGCTGGAGCGCTTCGCCACCTCGCTGGGCTTTGTGTTCCAGAAGGTGCCGGGCAAGCACTTCGACGAGAACCCCGAGGATTACACCGTCGAGCATTCGGCCAGCCTGGCCGTGCTCGACCCGCAGGGCCGCCTCGCCGGCCTGGTGCGCCCCCCGTTCAACGCGCCGGCGATCGCCCGCGACCTGCAGAAGCTGACCGAGAAAACCGCCCCATGA
- a CDS encoding aspartate-semialdehyde dehydrogenase has translation MSNAQRSFHVAVVGATGAVGETMLSILEERHFPVGTLSVLASERSAGGEIEFNGQKVTVQDLATFDPTGVEIALFSAGGSVSKEYAPKFAAAGAVVIDNSSAFRYDDDVPLVVSEVNPEQVANRPRGIIANPNCSTMQMLVALAPLHRKYGIERINVSTYQSVSGGGRSATEELGKQTGQLLSFQEIDPQRFPVQIAFNLIPHIDDFQDNGFTKEEMKLIWETRKILGDDSILVNPTAVRVPVFYGHSESVAIETRDKVTVAEARALLEQSPGIEVVDRHEAGGYPTPVTHASGTDAVYVGRIREDLSHPRGLNLWIVSDNVRKGAALNAVQLAELVAAEQR, from the coding sequence ATGAGCAATGCACAGCGCAGTTTCCACGTCGCCGTCGTCGGTGCCACCGGCGCGGTTGGCGAGACCATGTTGTCGATCCTTGAAGAACGTCATTTCCCGGTTGGTACCCTGAGCGTCCTGGCCTCCGAGCGTTCGGCCGGTGGCGAGATCGAGTTCAACGGCCAGAAGGTCACAGTGCAGGACCTGGCCACTTTCGACCCGACCGGCGTCGAGATCGCCCTGTTCTCGGCCGGTGGCAGCGTGTCGAAGGAATACGCGCCGAAGTTCGCTGCCGCCGGTGCGGTGGTGATCGACAACTCTTCGGCCTTCCGTTACGACGACGACGTGCCGCTGGTGGTATCCGAGGTCAACCCGGAACAGGTTGCCAACCGTCCGCGCGGCATCATCGCCAATCCGAACTGCTCGACCATGCAGATGCTGGTGGCGCTGGCGCCGCTGCACCGCAAGTACGGCATCGAGCGCATCAACGTCTCCACCTACCAGTCGGTATCCGGCGGCGGCCGTTCGGCCACCGAGGAGCTGGGCAAGCAGACCGGCCAGCTGCTCAGCTTCCAGGAGATCGATCCGCAGCGCTTCCCGGTGCAGATCGCCTTCAACCTGATCCCGCACATCGACGACTTCCAGGACAACGGCTTCACCAAGGAAGAGATGAAGCTGATCTGGGAGACCCGCAAGATCCTCGGCGACGACAGCATCCTGGTGAACCCGACCGCGGTGCGCGTGCCGGTGTTCTACGGGCATTCCGAGTCGGTGGCGATCGAGACCCGCGACAAGGTCACCGTGGCCGAAGCGCGTGCGCTGCTGGAGCAGTCGCCGGGCATCGAAGTGGTGGATCGCCACGAAGCGGGTGGCTACCCGACCCCGGTTACCCACGCTTCGGGCACCGACGCGGTGTATGTCGGGCGCATCCGTGAGGACCTGTCGCACCCGCGCGGCCTGAACCTGTGGATCGTCTCGGACAACGTGCGCAAGGGCGCGGCACTGAATGCCGTGCAGCTGGCAGAGCTGGTCGCCGCCGAACAGCGCTGA